The Spirochaeta isovalerica genome includes a window with the following:
- a CDS encoding transporter substrate-binding domain-containing protein — translation MRFFLLVSAAVLWAASLFAEPRHVEVYTYHTHAPFIIDEERGLTYDLAGYLTEKSNGVYDFTVLTMTRARVDKILEEKVEGIIPWVSPDWFSDETLLWTRGELMLDGNTVISSMDLKLDYSGPESVKGLRFGGVRGHHYVDIDPLVEAGEIRRFDNENHLNNFRMIEKGRIDFTIAPLAASRYLIKSNNMEETLYLSGELHSSYYRRIIVSGGDEELRRFLDTVLARIDSDPKWQLYVNRYK, via the coding sequence GTGAGATTTTTTCTCCTTGTTTCTGCTGCCGTCCTCTGGGCTGCTTCTCTCTTTGCAGAGCCGAGACATGTTGAAGTGTATACTTACCACACCCATGCGCCCTTTATCATCGATGAAGAGCGCGGCCTGACTTACGATCTGGCCGGTTATCTGACAGAGAAGTCCAATGGAGTCTACGATTTTACGGTACTTACCATGACGCGCGCCCGTGTCGATAAAATCCTGGAGGAAAAGGTCGAAGGCATTATCCCCTGGGTCTCTCCCGATTGGTTCAGCGATGAAACGCTGTTGTGGACCCGGGGCGAACTGATGCTCGACGGCAATACAGTTATCTCATCTATGGATTTAAAACTGGATTACAGCGGCCCCGAATCAGTAAAAGGGCTACGGTTCGGCGGAGTCAGAGGACACCATTATGTCGATATAGACCCCCTTGTAGAGGCAGGGGAAATAAGGCGATTCGACAACGAAAACCATCTGAACAATTTCAGAATGATTGAAAAAGGGAGAATTGATTTTACCATAGCGCCGCTCGCGGCCTCCCGATACCTGATTAAATCAAACAATATGGAGGAGACGCTCTATTTATCGGGAGAACTCCATTCATCCTATTACAGACGTATCATCGTATCCGGCGGCGATGAAGAGCTACGCCGCTTTCTCGATACGGTACTGGCCCGGATCGATTCCGATCCCAAATGGCAGTTATATGTGAACCGGTATAAATAA